A single Paenibacillus sp. FSL R5-0517 DNA region contains:
- the guaB gene encoding IMP dehydrogenase, giving the protein MWEDKFGKEGLTFDDVLLVPRKSETLPKEVDVSIRLSDTVKLNIPLISAGMDTVTEATLAIAIAREGGIGIIHKNMSVEQQAEEVDRVKRSESGVITNPFSLTADHLVSDAEEVMAKYRISGVPIIEGDQKLVGILTNRDLRFIHDYGIKISEVMTRENLVTAPVGTTLQEAEGILQKHKIEKLPLVDETNTLKGLITIKDIEKAIQFPHAAKDAQGRLLVGAAIGISKDTFERADALVQAGVDLITVDSAHGHHINIIEAVRQLRERFPSLTIVAGNVATGEATRDLIEAGASVVKVGIGPGSICTTRVIAGIGVPQVTAVYDCATVAREYGVPIIADGGIKYSGEITKALAAGAHAVMLGSLFAGTAESPGETEIFQGRSYKVYRGMGSMAAMKQGSKDRYFQDDDKKLVPEGIEGRVAYKGPLSDTIHQLIGGLRSGMGYCGTSNLEQLRNDTGFIRITGAGLRESHPHDVQITKEAPNYSL; this is encoded by the coding sequence GTGTGGGAAGATAAATTTGGTAAGGAAGGCCTCACCTTTGATGATGTATTGCTAGTGCCACGGAAATCCGAGACACTGCCTAAAGAAGTAGATGTATCTATTCGTTTAAGCGACACTGTGAAGTTAAATATTCCTTTGATTAGTGCAGGAATGGATACGGTAACTGAAGCGACTTTGGCTATTGCCATTGCACGTGAAGGCGGTATCGGTATCATTCATAAAAATATGTCTGTTGAACAACAGGCTGAAGAAGTAGATCGGGTTAAACGTTCAGAGAGTGGTGTAATTACGAATCCATTCTCACTCACAGCAGATCATCTGGTATCTGATGCTGAAGAAGTTATGGCGAAATATCGGATCTCCGGCGTACCCATTATTGAAGGAGATCAGAAGCTGGTTGGTATTTTGACCAACCGTGATTTGCGTTTTATCCATGATTACGGCATCAAAATCAGCGAAGTTATGACTCGTGAGAATCTGGTTACCGCTCCTGTAGGTACTACATTGCAAGAAGCTGAAGGTATCCTTCAGAAACATAAGATTGAGAAACTTCCATTAGTTGATGAGACGAACACGTTGAAAGGTCTTATCACTATTAAAGATATTGAGAAAGCCATTCAATTCCCTCATGCAGCCAAAGATGCTCAAGGTCGTTTGTTGGTTGGTGCAGCGATTGGTATCTCCAAGGACACCTTTGAACGTGCGGATGCTTTGGTACAAGCTGGTGTTGATTTGATTACGGTAGACTCGGCTCACGGACACCACATTAATATCATTGAAGCAGTACGTCAGCTTCGCGAACGTTTCCCTAGCCTGACCATCGTTGCAGGTAACGTGGCTACTGGTGAAGCTACTCGTGACCTGATTGAAGCAGGGGCTTCGGTAGTTAAAGTGGGTATTGGTCCAGGGTCGATTTGTACAACACGTGTAATTGCTGGTATTGGTGTACCTCAAGTAACGGCAGTGTACGATTGTGCAACAGTGGCACGTGAATATGGAGTTCCGATTATTGCGGACGGCGGAATTAAATATTCTGGTGAAATTACGAAGGCACTGGCTGCAGGTGCACACGCGGTTATGTTGGGAAGTTTGTTTGCCGGTACAGCGGAAAGCCCGGGGGAAACTGAAATTTTCCAAGGACGTAGCTACAAAGTTTATCGCGGTATGGGTTCAATGGCTGCGATGAAACAAGGTAGTAAAGATCGTTATTTCCAAGATGATGACAAGAAACTGGTTCCAGAAGGAATTGAGGGTCGCGTCGCTTACAAAGGTCCATTGTCTGATACGATTCACCAACTGATTGGTGGTCTGCGTTCCGGTATGGGTTACTGCGGTACAAGCAACC